The genome window GAGTAACCAAGTTCCCCACCTTCGTGGATTGAACCTGGTGTTTCAGGTGCAGCGTGTGATGCAGTACCGCCTGGGAATGAGAAGTGCTTGAATAACTTAGCCATTCCCTTAGTGTCTTGAGTATATTCAGGATAAATTTCAGTGTATGAACCATCCAAGTATGAGTTGTTAACCATAACTTGGCCACCGTGACCTGAACCTTCGATGTAGAACATATCAAGGTCATACTTCTTAATTACACGGTTCAAGTGTGCGTAAATGAAGTTTTGAGGAACAATAGTACCCCAGTGACCAATTGGCTTAGGCTTAACATCTTCTGCCTTTAATGGTTGGCGAAGTAATGGATCACCCATTAAGTACAATGTACCAACTGAAAGGTAGTTAGCTGCACGCCAGTAAGCATCAACACTTTCCAAGTATTTCTTGGAATCGTAATCTACTGCCATCTAATAAACACTCCTTCTATATAAATCAATACGTCCTGTGCTTTCTAACAACATAACGTAAATCATTAAATTTACAATGTTAATGATAAACTGTTTTTTCAAAAAGTCAACCTTTTTACAAATTGATACGGTCCAATTATAAAAAATTAATAATTTTAAGCCGCTCTTTAGTTTTGCAAACCGGCTAACATCTTTAGTCTAACACCATTTGCCACATTCTACGGTTATATTGCGCAAACTTATGACAATCTAATGAACTTAAATTAATATTAGCCTTCCTGGTCTAAGCTAACAAAAGTACTATATTTCATGTATTTATAGTGAATGCGCATATTTGAAACTTCAAATGGTGTTCCATCATCTAAAAAGAAGATTCCATCAATTATGCCCACCGGTTCTATCGAGCTTAACTTTAATAATTCTTGGTCTTGTTTATCTGATGGTGATACGCCAATGGTCATGAATGACTTGGTAACTCGTTTTCCCATCTTATCCTCAAGATAATTAAAAATAGAGCCGTTAACAATTTCAGGAGATAAGGTTGGTGTAATCTTAATCGGGATAAAACCAGTTTCAATCATAAAAGGTTGGTCATCAATTAGCCGTAACCGTTTGATTTGGTAAACAAAGTCATTATCATTGAGGAACAACTCTTCTTGTACATCCTTATTTGCGGGAACAACCTGGTAATCAAGCAACTTAATCCCTTGCTTCTTCCCATCAGCACGGAAACTATCCGTAACTCCCAAATTACTCCCCTCATAATGAAATAAGGACTGATTTTTTAGGTAGAGCGGATTAATAAAAGTTCCTGAACCGCGTTTTTTGAAGATAATTCCTTCTTGCGCTAATACACCTAGTGCTCGTTTGATTGAACTTCGACTTACCTCGTAAATCTCACTTAAGCTTCGTTCGTCCGGTAGCCGCATTCCGGGGTATTCATTGCCTAAAATTTTTTGTTTTATATCACGCATCACTGAGCGATATACTAAGTCTGCCATCTAATTAACTCCTCGGATTTATTTAATTCGAATTTTAATGATACACTTTAAGTATAGCAGACCTATTTTAAATTGGGATCTTTTTGTAAAATATTGGTGCGACCCAGATAAATTTAGGAGATGATCTTCTTATGAGTAAAAAGAATAAAAAAAGTAAAATGAAAAAAACGCAGGTGGAACAAATCTTAGACAAAAATAATATTCCATATGAGCAAGCTGAATTTCCGACGCATCAAGATGGCGATGTCCGTTCAATGAGCGTTGACCACACCGGCATTGATGAACATATTATTTATAAAACCCTTGTTCTTACTGGTAATGTGACTGGCCCCTTAGTCGGAGTCATCCCCGTTGATACTCACCTTGATGAAAAGAAATTAGCTAAGGTTTCCGGCAACAAAAAAGTTAATATGGTTCCGCTTAAAAACTTGTTAAAGACAACGGGGTATGTTCATGGTGCTAACACGCCTGTAGGAATCTATGAAAAATTTCAATATCCGATTTTTATTGATAATGAAGCAAAAGAACAAGGTGAAATTTATGTTTCATCTGGGAAACTTGGTCGATCGGTTAAACTAAATGCTGAAGACTTAGCTGGATTAGTTCATGCAACTTTTGCTGATTTAGAACAAAAGTAGTTTTCCATTGATTGACCTCCCTAGTTGTGAAGACTAAACTTATTACTATAGTTTTATTTAAGGTCATTATAGAAAGGTCCTGAAAAAATGAAGAAAAATCTATCTGCTTGTACAACCGTTCTTGTAGGCCGTAACGCTACAATTGATGGTTCAACCATGGCAGCACGGAACGATGATACTTTCGCTCCACTTACACCACAACGTTTTGTAACTTATCCGGCATATCATAATCATCCTAATCAAGTTAAAGCTTATTTAAATAAGTGTGTGATTGATCGCCCCGCTGATGGTTACCGTTATCAAGGTACTCCTAATGTCGATTACAAAACTGAAGGGGTTTTTGACGAAAGTGGTTTTAATGAAAAGAACGTTGGGATGAGCGCCACAGAAAGTGTTTATGCTAATGCACGGGTTTTAGCCTGTGATCCGCTTAATACTGAAACAGGAATTAATGAAGACCTTATCGTCGCCGCTACCCTTCCCTTCATTGATAGTGCACGCGAGGGGGTTGCTTACCTCGGTAAATTAATCGCTAAATACGGTTCTGCAGAAGGAAACGGGGTTATTTTCAGTGACAAAGATGATGTTTGGTATATGGAAATCGTTACTGGACATCACTGGGTTGCCCAACGGATTCCAGATGATGCATACGCTGTTACTGGAAATCGAATTGCCATTCAACAAGTTGATTTTAATGATAAGGCTAACTTTATGTGGTCTGACGGAATTCAAGAATTTGTTGCAAAGAACCACCTCAACCCAGACAAGTATGAATGGAATTTCCGCCATATTTTCGGAACTGCTGATATTTTTGATCAACACTACAACACTCCACGACAATGGTACGGTCATAAGGTATTAAATCCGGAAACTGAATTTGATCCGCTTGATTTTGATATTCCATTTATTATGCAAACGGATCATCGAATTACCCTTGAAGACGTTGAAAAGATCCTCAGTAGCCACTACCAAGGAACCCCTTACGATCCACTAGGTCATGACGGTACCGACCAGCAAAAGCATATGTTCCGGCCAATTTCACTAAACCGGACGCAAAATTCCCACGTTCTTCAGGTTCGTAATGACTTACCGGAAGCTGCTTCAACGATTATGTGGATGAGCTTTGGTATTCCTACCTTTACCCCATATGTTCCATTCTTTGGTAATGCTGAAGATATCGATGTAAGCTATCGTGAAACACCAGAGAAACTTAATATGGATTTAAAGAGTGCTTACTGGATGTATCGGGCGCTTTCAATGATTGTCGAATCACACCATGCAGAATTTTCTAAGGCCGACTTAGATTATCTCAAAGATGCCCGCGAATACCTCTACGGCTGGGTCAATGAAGTTGCTCCACAGGTTAAGGGGATGTCATCTTCTGAAGTCAGTGCTTTCTTAAGTTCAAAGACACATGAAATGGTTGCCGAAATGGCTAAACGAACAAAAGCTTTAATGGCTGAGTTAGTAATGAACGGACTCGAACTTTCTAAGTTAACATTCCAAATCGATAAGAACTTGTAAAACAATAATAAAAAATGGGTTAGTTTATGGTAAAAACCACAAGCTAGCCCATTTTTCTTTAATTATTTCCAGCAAACTGACTATTATAAAGATTAGCGTAAAAACCTTTTTTATTCATTAATGATTCATGGTTACCTGTTTCGATAATCTTCCCATGATTAACCACGACAATCTGGTCAGCCTTCCGAATCGTTGATAAACGGTGAGCTACAACAAAACTCGTCCGTTCTTGCTGCAGAGCATTCATCGCTTCTTGAATCAAGACTTCTGTTCGAGTATCAACAGAACTAGTAGCTTCATCCAGAATTAAAATTTCCGGATCAGCTAAAAATGCCCGTGCAATCGTTAATAATTGTCGCTGTCCCTGTGAAATATTAGAAGCGGACTCGTCTAAGACCATTTGGTAACCATCAGGCAGTTCACGAATGAAAGCATCCGCCCGGGCCATCTTAGCAGCATGATAGACTTCTTCGTCCGATGCATTCTCATTCCCATACTTAATATTTTCAAAAATCGTCCCAGTAAAGAGCCAAGTATCTTGAAGAACAATCGCAATATGCTTACGTAAGGTATCACGAGTCATTGAACGAGTATCTTTCCCATCAAGATAAATATGGCCACCTTGCGGATCATAAAACCGCTCTAAAAGATTAATAATGGTCGTTTTCCCTGCTCCGGTTGTGCCAACAATGGCGACCATCTTATCTCGCGGTGCTTTAAGGTTAAAGTCTTGAATAAGCGGTTCATCAGTATAGCTAAACTTAATATCCTTGAATTCAACTTTCGGAATATCCTTTCCAGTAAGGGATGGAATATCCTCAACCTTATCACTCATCTCTGGTTCATCCAAAACAGCAAAAATACGTTCTGCCGAAGCAATTGTTTGTTGGATGGTGTTACTTAAATTCGCAATTTGGGCAATTGGTTGAGAAAACTGATTGGTATATTGTAGAAATGCTTGCACATTACCAAGAGTAATCTGACCATGAATAACTTGAATCGCTCCAACCACTACTACAACAAGGTACCCAAGATTCCGAATAAAGACCATCATTGGCATCATTAAGCTAGAGAAAAATTGTGCTTTCCATGCTGCTTGGTAGTACTGATGGTTCTCTTTATTAAACTTTTCTTCTTCATCTTGTTCCTTGTTAAATGTCCGCACGATCGTATGAGCAGCATATGTTTCTTCTACTTGGTCATTAATTTTTCCCAAAGCAGCTTGCTGACGACCAAATAGCCGTTGTGAAGTTGGGGCAACAAAAGCAACTACCAGAACACTAAGCGGAATTGTGACAAGGGCAATGATTGTTAATTTCCAACTAATCGTAAGCATTAAAATGAAAACACCAACAAGCGTTAACAAACTCGTAATGATTTGAATCAAACTTTGCTGGAGAGTTCCCGCAATATTATCCATATCATTAACCATTCGACTCATAATGTCCCCATTATTATGAGTATCGTAATATTTAATTGGCACCCGGCGCATTTTTCCTTCAAAATCTTGACGCAAATTGTAAACAACACGTTGCGATACTCGTGTCATAATTTGTAACTGGAGGAAACTAAATAGTCCAGAGAACAAATAAAGCAAAATGACTGTAATTCCAATTTGCCAAATCCGGGTAAAGTTAATTGGAAGGGTACTTAAGTGGGCACCAGCTTTCATTTCTGCATACCCTTTAAGCATTCCATCATAAATGATCGTAGTAGCTTCACCAAGAATTTTTGGTGCTAAGATTGACAAAATAACAGAAATAACAGCTAAGAGAATTGAAACAATAACCCCAACTCGCCATGGCCGTAAATAGGCAATTAATCGCTTTGTGGTTGGCCAAAAGTGTTGAGCCTGTTCAGGTACTTGTGGTCCTCTACGCACGATCAACATCCCCTTTCTCGACTTGTGACTTAATTATTTGTTGGTAAGTTTCATTATGTGCTTTTAATTCTTGGTGAGTCCCTTGACCAACTACTCGTCCTTCATCAAGCACAATAATTTGGTCAGCATCAACAACAGTAGAGATTCGCTGAGCCACGATAACCGTTACGGCACGTTGAATTTGTGGGTCTTTTGCTAAGGCCGCCCGGAGTTTTGCATCAGTTTCAAAATCCAAAGCCGAGAATGAGTCATCAAAAACATAAATCGACGCTGGCTTAATAATTGTTCGAGCAATCGCTAACCGTTGGCGTTGACCACCAGAAAAATTACTTCCGTTTTGCTCAACAATTGCGTCCAATCCGCCTTCTTCACGGACGAAATCTGCCGCTTGCGCAATTTCAAGTGCATGCCACATTTCTTTATCCGTTGCTTCCTCATACCCAAATTGAAGGTTAGACCGAATAGTCCCACTAAAAAGGACCGCTTGCTGTTGAGTAATAGAAATAACCTCATGCAGATTATGCTGACTTAGCTTTTTAACTGGGACACCATCAACTTTAATCTCCCCGCTTTCAATATCAAACAACCGCGGAATTAAGTTAACCAAAGCTGATTTACCTGAACCGGTCCCTCCAATAATCGCTAAAGTCTGACCTGCTGTAACTTTAAAGTTCAAGTCATGCAAGGCCAATCTTTCCGCCCCATGGAAACGAAAATCAACATTCTTAAATTCAAGTGAGGCCGGTTGATTAATCGAAATCTTTTCCTGATCTTTTTCCGGTGCATTATGAATACTGATCGGCTGATCTAGAACCGCATTAACCCGAGTAGCAGATGCCGATGCTCGTGGAACAAAGACAAAGATCATTGAAAGCATCATAAAGCTAATCATAATCTGAGTGGCATATGTCATAAAGGCAATTAAATCCCCTACTTGCATACTCATATTAGCTACAAGATGGCCACCCAGTAAAATAATGGCAACATTTGTCATCCCTAAAATAAGCGTTACTACTGGGAACAACGTCGAAACAATTGTAAAGGCCTTGATTCCGGTTTGCGTGTAGTCCTCGTTTGCTTTTTTGAAACGGTTTTGTTCCCGCTCTTCCTGCCGAAAAGCACGGATAACTCGAACCCCTGTCAGTCCTTCTCGGAAGATTAAGTTAATGCGATCAGTTTTTTTCTGAATGCTCTTGAATAACGGAACCGCAAAGTACATAACCACCATGACAATAATTGCTAAAATCGGCAGACTAATAAAAAACACTTTAGTTAGTTGTGGTTCTCGAACATACGCTAGAACACAGGCTGCAACAAGCATTACAGGTGCTTGGAGCATCATCCGAAGCATTTGCACCATGACATTTTGAATCTGCACAATATCATTGGTTGACCGCGTAATTAAAGATGAATCGCCAAACTCATCCATTTCACGATTCGAGAAACGTAAAACCTTATGATAGATCTGGCTTCGTAGCTTTTCACCCACCTTCATTGATTGGGTCGCCGCAAAATAAACATTTAATCCTGCTGCCACTAATCCAATCGCAGCCACAATCAGCATCTTAATTCCTTCATTCCAAATTACGCCCATATTCTTTTGCACAATTCCCCGATTAACAAGGTCGGCGGTAACTGTCGGCAAGTATAGGTCGCACGAAACTTGGATTAATAAAAAGAAAACTGCACCAATTGTTGCCCATAAGGCTAAATTTTTTCGTGCTATACGTATCAAAACAATCCTTCCTTCATCTATTTTTAGTCATCTTGAACTATTATACAGACTTTTTAAAAAATTAGCTTTTATTCTGATAATCCCTTTGATTAACACTTTTGTATAAGATAGAATATTATTTGAAAGCAATTACACACTTTTGGCACATACAGAAAGAAGATAGATATTTATGGTTAAAAAAATTTTTGCTTTTAGTATCCGAAAAGATGAAGAACCTTACGTTAAAGAATGGGCTAAGGATCATCCCGAAGTAGAAGTAGAATATACGGATGAACTCTTAACTCCTGAAACTGCCGCAAAAGCTAAAGGAGCTGACGGGGTAGTCGTTTACCAACAACTCGATTACACACCAGAAACGCTACAAGCACTGGCTGACGAAGGTATTACAAAGATGTCACTACGTAATGTTGGTGTTGATAACATTGATATGGCTAAGGCAAAAGAACTTGGCTTTGAAATTACCAATGTTCCTGTTTACTCACCAAACGCAATTGCCGAACATGCTGCTATTCAAACAGCCCGAATTCTTCGCCAAACCAAGGTCTTAGATGAAAAGATTGCTAATGGCGATTTACGGTGGGCCCCAACAATTGGTCGAGAAGTGCGTGATCAAACTGTTGGTGTTATCGGAACTGGTCATATCGGACGTGTTTATATGCAAATTATGGAAGGCTTCGGTGCTAAGGTAATTGCATATGACCCATTTGAAAATCCAGAATTAAAGAAGCAAGGATATTACGTTGACAGCCTTGATGATCTATATGCTCAAGCCGATGTGGTTTCTCTTCACGTTCCGGCTACCAAAGAGAACTTCCATATGATTGATAAAGACGCAATTGCTAAAATGAAAGACAATGTTGTAATTGTTAACTGTTCACGAGGCGCATTAGTTGATACTGATGCTGTAATCGAAGGACTTGATAGCGGAAAGATCTTTGGCTTTATCATGGACACTTACGAAGATGAAGTTGGAATCTTTAATGAAGATTGGCGTGACAAGGAGTTCCCTGACAAGCGACTTAAAGACCTTATCGATCGTTCAAACGTCCTTGTTACTCCACATACAGCTTTCTATACTACTCATGCTGTCCGCAACATGGTTCTTAATGCCTTTGACAATAACCTTAAATTAATTAATGGTGAAGAAGCTGACACACCGGTTAAAGTTGGCTAATATAATCACTACAAATGAAAAAAGAGATTGGATGAATTTCCAGTCTCTTTTTTATTTAGTACTATTGCAAGTAGCGTTTAAACGCAACCGTTAAGGGTTTATACAAGATAAAATAACAACCAAAATTACCAACTGCATGATAGAAATCAAATAGCAAGCCACTTAGCCAGTACGCCATAAAAGCAGCCCAGCCCCCATATATCGACATTCCTAAACTAACTATGAACCCGTATTCAAAACCTAAAAACGTCGCTAAAATTAACTGAAGAGTGAAATGCTTCTTTAAGGGTGTTACTTTAGCTAATCCTGCTACTGTAACAACACAAACTATATATGCTAAAATTTGTGGGATTGTCCATATGCCAAATCCTAGTAAGAGATTTGATAGAACCATTATCATTACTGCTAACGATATTCCAAAACCAATTCCCAACATTAAAGTTGCAATCATAATTAGATCAGTAACTGGCTGTACATTAGGAATTGGAATAATCTTGAATACACGTAAAACAGTTCCTAAAGCAGCAAGCATGGCAATTAATGTCATCCGTTTAACTTGATCATGCTTACTAACAACCTGCGATCGCGCTTTCATATTATTCCGCCTTATCTAGTGTAAATTGTACCTTATCATTATTCTTAAGAGTTTGCTGATTAGCTAACTTATTTACTTTTTTACCATTTACTGTGTATGTCCAATAAATACTCTTCTTTTGGTTTTCTTTTCTACCATCAATTGAAGTAATAAAACCTTTTGCTTCCTCAACTTTCCAATTCTTTTTTAGTCCAGTAATTACTTTATCGTTCTTCTTTAAAGTAGTATTCCTTGTGGCAAC of Limosilactobacillus reuteri subsp. reuteri contains these proteins:
- a CDS encoding ABC transporter ATP-binding protein — protein: MIRIARKNLALWATIGAVFFLLIQVSCDLYLPTVTADLVNRGIVQKNMGVIWNEGIKMLIVAAIGLVAAGLNVYFAATQSMKVGEKLRSQIYHKVLRFSNREMDEFGDSSLITRSTNDIVQIQNVMVQMLRMMLQAPVMLVAACVLAYVREPQLTKVFFISLPILAIIVMVVMYFAVPLFKSIQKKTDRINLIFREGLTGVRVIRAFRQEEREQNRFKKANEDYTQTGIKAFTIVSTLFPVVTLILGMTNVAIILLGGHLVANMSMQVGDLIAFMTYATQIMISFMMLSMIFVFVPRASASATRVNAVLDQPISIHNAPEKDQEKISINQPASLEFKNVDFRFHGAERLALHDLNFKVTAGQTLAIIGGTGSGKSALVNLIPRLFDIESGEIKVDGVPVKKLSQHNLHEVISITQQQAVLFSGTIRSNLQFGYEEATDKEMWHALEIAQAADFVREEGGLDAIVEQNGSNFSGGQRQRLAIARTIIKPASIYVFDDSFSALDFETDAKLRAALAKDPQIQRAVTVIVAQRISTVVDADQIIVLDEGRVVGQGTHQELKAHNETYQQIIKSQVEKGDVDRA
- a CDS encoding GntR family transcriptional regulator, with product MADLVYRSVMRDIKQKILGNEYPGMRLPDERSLSEIYEVSRSSIKRALGVLAQEGIIFKKRGSGTFINPLYLKNQSLFHYEGSNLGVTDSFRADGKKQGIKLLDYQVVPANKDVQEELFLNDNDFVYQIKRLRLIDDQPFMIETGFIPIKITPTLSPEIVNGSIFNYLEDKMGKRVTKSFMTIGVSPSDKQDQELLKLSSIEPVGIIDGIFFLDDGTPFEVSNMRIHYKYMKYSTFVSLDQEG
- a CDS encoding D-2-hydroxyacid dehydrogenase, with the translated sequence MVKKIFAFSIRKDEEPYVKEWAKDHPEVEVEYTDELLTPETAAKAKGADGVVVYQQLDYTPETLQALADEGITKMSLRNVGVDNIDMAKAKELGFEITNVPVYSPNAIAEHAAIQTARILRQTKVLDEKIANGDLRWAPTIGREVRDQTVGVIGTGHIGRVYMQIMEGFGAKVIAYDPFENPELKKQGYYVDSLDDLYAQADVVSLHVPATKENFHMIDKDAIAKMKDNVVIVNCSRGALVDTDAVIEGLDSGKIFGFIMDTYEDEVGIFNEDWRDKEFPDKRLKDLIDRSNVLVTPHTAFYTTHAVRNMVLNAFDNNLKLINGEEADTPVKVG
- a CDS encoding ABC transporter ATP-binding protein, whose amino-acid sequence is MLIVRRGPQVPEQAQHFWPTTKRLIAYLRPWRVGVIVSILLAVISVILSILAPKILGEATTIIYDGMLKGYAEMKAGAHLSTLPINFTRIWQIGITVILLYLFSGLFSFLQLQIMTRVSQRVVYNLRQDFEGKMRRVPIKYYDTHNNGDIMSRMVNDMDNIAGTLQQSLIQIITSLLTLVGVFILMLTISWKLTIIALVTIPLSVLVVAFVAPTSQRLFGRQQAALGKINDQVEETYAAHTIVRTFNKEQDEEEKFNKENHQYYQAAWKAQFFSSLMMPMMVFIRNLGYLVVVVVGAIQVIHGQITLGNVQAFLQYTNQFSQPIAQIANLSNTIQQTIASAERIFAVLDEPEMSDKVEDIPSLTGKDIPKVEFKDIKFSYTDEPLIQDFNLKAPRDKMVAIVGTTGAGKTTIINLLERFYDPQGGHIYLDGKDTRSMTRDTLRKHIAIVLQDTWLFTGTIFENIKYGNENASDEEVYHAAKMARADAFIRELPDGYQMVLDESASNISQGQRQLLTIARAFLADPEILILDEATSSVDTRTEVLIQEAMNALQQERTSFVVAHRLSTIRKADQIVVVNHGKIIETGNHESLMNKKGFYANLYNSQFAGNN
- a CDS encoding DUF4430 domain-containing protein gives rise to the protein MKKFKVLSSILAMFLAFFMLTGYTNKDQKGNNNTIKVTYTLKQGKKTVATRNTTLKKNDKVITGLKKNWKVEEAKGFITSIDGRKENQKKSIYWTYTVNGKKVNKLANQQTLKNNDKVQFTLDKAE
- a CDS encoding ECF transporter S component, which encodes MKARSQVVSKHDQVKRMTLIAMLAALGTVLRVFKIIPIPNVQPVTDLIMIATLMLGIGFGISLAVMIMVLSNLLLGFGIWTIPQILAYIVCVVTVAGLAKVTPLKKHFTLQLILATFLGFEYGFIVSLGMSIYGGWAAFMAYWLSGLLFDFYHAVGNFGCYFILYKPLTVAFKRYLQ
- the ybaK gene encoding Cys-tRNA(Pro) deacylase, with product MSKKNKKSKMKKTQVEQILDKNNIPYEQAEFPTHQDGDVRSMSVDHTGIDEHIIYKTLVLTGNVTGPLVGVIPVDTHLDEKKLAKVSGNKKVNMVPLKNLLKTTGYVHGANTPVGIYEKFQYPIFIDNEAKEQGEIYVSSGKLGRSVKLNAEDLAGLVHATFADLEQK
- a CDS encoding C69 family dipeptidase, coding for MKKNLSACTTVLVGRNATIDGSTMAARNDDTFAPLTPQRFVTYPAYHNHPNQVKAYLNKCVIDRPADGYRYQGTPNVDYKTEGVFDESGFNEKNVGMSATESVYANARVLACDPLNTETGINEDLIVAATLPFIDSAREGVAYLGKLIAKYGSAEGNGVIFSDKDDVWYMEIVTGHHWVAQRIPDDAYAVTGNRIAIQQVDFNDKANFMWSDGIQEFVAKNHLNPDKYEWNFRHIFGTADIFDQHYNTPRQWYGHKVLNPETEFDPLDFDIPFIMQTDHRITLEDVEKILSSHYQGTPYDPLGHDGTDQQKHMFRPISLNRTQNSHVLQVRNDLPEAASTIMWMSFGIPTFTPYVPFFGNAEDIDVSYRETPEKLNMDLKSAYWMYRALSMIVESHHAEFSKADLDYLKDAREYLYGWVNEVAPQVKGMSSSEVSAFLSSKTHEMVAEMAKRTKALMAELVMNGLELSKLTFQIDKNL